In a genomic window of Borrelia maritima:
- a CDS encoding lipid II:glycine glycyltransferase FemX has translation MTIEKIQIKKMEENYLQSELWSLIKTTKNSNWKALAFKSDVLGKIVVMQRRLFKNFYLAYIPHPEFSNKTLDSINIDKISNNIKEFSIKIKPYLHKNTIFLRFDLMYYYQRTLNDKYSPLKIKIQYLKKSFDDIQPANTTILNLNNSLENILLSMKKKTRYNIKLSTKKNLNIIIDDKFKHLSEFYKLYKETSKRDKFTIHSKEYIQNLIQIFKQDKNAKIKLIIAFYNKIIISGIIVGIYKEKAVYLYGASSTEYRNLMPNYAVQFKAIEMLKKLEIKEYDLLGIPPIANKKHPLSGLFGFKTGFGGNIIHRIGCYDFTYKNFIYKIYANIEKLRYFYYKVIRKKI, from the coding sequence ATGACTATTGAAAAAATACAAATAAAAAAAATGGAAGAAAATTATCTTCAAAGCGAACTGTGGTCATTAATAAAAACAACAAAAAACAGCAATTGGAAAGCCTTAGCATTTAAAAGCGATGTTCTTGGCAAAATTGTTGTAATGCAAAGAAGGCTGTTTAAAAATTTTTACTTAGCATACATTCCACACCCAGAATTCTCAAACAAAACTCTTGATAGCATTAATATTGACAAAATAAGCAATAATATTAAAGAATTTAGCATAAAAATAAAACCCTACTTGCATAAAAATACAATTTTTTTAAGATTTGATTTAATGTACTACTACCAAAGAACACTGAATGATAAATACTCTCCATTAAAAATTAAAATACAATATCTAAAAAAATCATTTGATGACATACAGCCCGCAAACACAACAATATTAAACTTAAATAATTCTCTTGAGAACATTTTGCTTAGCATGAAAAAAAAAACAAGATATAACATAAAGCTCAGCACAAAAAAAAATCTAAATATAATAATAGATGATAAATTTAAACATTTAAGTGAATTTTACAAGCTATATAAAGAAACTAGCAAAAGAGATAAATTTACTATTCACTCAAAAGAATACATACAAAACCTAATTCAAATATTCAAACAAGACAAAAATGCTAAAATAAAATTAATAATTGCATTTTACAATAAAATAATCATTTCTGGCATAATAGTGGGAATTTACAAGGAAAAAGCAGTTTATCTTTATGGAGCTTCCAGCACAGAATATAGAAATTTAATGCCTAATTACGCAGTGCAATTTAAAGCAATAGAAATGTTAAAAAAATTAGAAATAAAAGAATACGACTTATTAGGAATCCCCCCAATTGCAAATAAAAAACACCCCTTATCTGGTCTTTTTGGTTTTAAAACGGGATTTGGAGGAAATATTATTCACAGGATTGGTTGTTATGATTTTACTTACAAAAATTTTATTTATAAGATCTATGCAAATATCGAAAAACTTAGATACTTCTATTACAAAGTAATAAGGAAAAAAATTTAA
- the metG gene encoding methionine--tRNA ligase, translating to MKKMNLITAALPYVNNIPHLGNLVQVLSADAFARYSKMAGIETLYICGTDEYGTATETKALIEKTTPLELCNKYYEIHKSIYKWFNIEFDIFGRTTNKHHKDVVQNFFLKLEKNGYIKERETEQFFCNTDSMFLADRYVIGECPKCKSIAKGDQCDNCSKLLSPIDLINPKCIICKNKPILKKTNHLYIDLPKIKKKLEKWIKNSDISKNWNTNALKMTKAFLRDGLKERAITRDLKWGIPVPKKGYENKVFYVWFDAPIGYISITKNIVKNWKSWWKNNKQVNLVQFIGKDNILFHTIIFPCIEIGSKENWTILNQLSSSEYLNYENLKFSKSEGTGIFGNDAITTGIPSDIWRFYIYYNRPEKSDFQFMWQDLMERVNTELIDNFSNLVNRVLTFQKKFFGDEIEIIELENKFWKKIIPKYNKILNLFKKTELKSALKEILKISSLGNKIFQDSEPWKRKDSSPQETKALIVNLIYLIRDLSILMMPFIPETSKKIQQFFGNSYQFSTKILGTKSGIKKIEFTEILFNKLEQKKINNLKLKYSGENNMEEQEQPENLFREKVLLKVVKIKKIEKNPEAKNLFILKLDDGTNQDKQIVSSLEGYYTEEELLGKHIIIVDNLKPAKFRGIKSEGMLIAAEDKNKNFKIIIVEDSIQNPIAGERIILENDQNKDLVCPPKIDINKFAKANIAAENGELKINGINLILEHSKNKILSKDIPNGIVC from the coding sequence ATGAAAAAAATGAATCTGATTACAGCTGCTTTACCCTATGTTAACAACATCCCTCATCTTGGGAATTTGGTGCAAGTGCTATCAGCTGATGCTTTTGCAAGGTATTCGAAAATGGCGGGAATTGAAACTCTTTACATCTGCGGAACAGATGAATATGGAACAGCCACAGAGACTAAGGCATTAATTGAAAAGACTACCCCTTTAGAACTTTGCAACAAATATTATGAAATACATAAATCAATTTATAAATGGTTCAATATCGAATTTGACATATTTGGCCGCACAACTAACAAGCACCATAAAGACGTTGTACAAAATTTTTTCCTAAAATTAGAAAAAAATGGTTATATAAAAGAGCGAGAAACTGAACAGTTTTTTTGCAATACAGATTCAATGTTCTTAGCTGACAGATACGTCATAGGAGAATGCCCGAAGTGCAAAAGCATAGCTAAAGGAGATCAATGCGACAACTGTTCCAAACTCTTAAGTCCAATAGACCTAATAAACCCAAAATGCATAATTTGTAAAAACAAACCTATTTTGAAAAAAACCAATCATCTTTATATAGATCTTCCCAAAATAAAGAAAAAACTAGAAAAATGGATAAAAAATTCAGATATTAGTAAAAATTGGAATACCAATGCCCTTAAAATGACTAAAGCTTTTTTAAGAGACGGTCTTAAAGAAAGAGCAATTACAAGAGATCTAAAATGGGGAATTCCTGTGCCCAAAAAAGGCTATGAAAATAAAGTGTTTTATGTTTGGTTTGATGCCCCAATAGGATACATTTCAATTACCAAAAACATTGTTAAAAATTGGAAATCTTGGTGGAAAAACAATAAACAGGTAAATCTTGTACAATTTATTGGAAAGGATAATATATTGTTTCACACAATTATATTCCCTTGCATAGAAATTGGAAGTAAAGAAAATTGGACAATATTAAATCAGCTCTCATCAAGCGAATACTTAAATTACGAAAACCTTAAATTTTCAAAATCAGAAGGAACAGGAATTTTTGGAAACGATGCTATTACCACAGGAATCCCTTCTGATATTTGGCGATTTTACATCTATTATAACAGGCCTGAAAAATCTGATTTTCAATTTATGTGGCAAGATCTTATGGAAAGAGTAAATACAGAGCTTATTGATAATTTTTCAAACCTTGTCAACAGAGTATTAACATTTCAAAAAAAATTCTTTGGGGATGAAATAGAAATAATAGAACTCGAAAATAAATTTTGGAAAAAAATAATACCAAAATATAATAAGATACTAAATCTTTTTAAAAAAACAGAATTAAAATCTGCACTCAAAGAAATACTTAAAATTTCATCTCTTGGGAACAAGATATTTCAAGATAGCGAGCCGTGGAAAAGAAAAGACAGTTCTCCACAAGAAACAAAAGCACTAATAGTAAACTTAATATATCTAATCAGAGACTTATCTATTTTAATGATGCCATTCATTCCCGAAACAAGCAAAAAAATACAACAATTCTTTGGCAACAGTTATCAATTTTCGACCAAAATTCTTGGAACTAAATCGGGAATCAAAAAAATTGAATTCACAGAAATACTATTTAATAAACTAGAACAAAAAAAAATCAATAATTTAAAGCTAAAATATTCAGGAGAGAACAATATGGAAGAACAAGAACAACCAGAAAACTTATTCAGAGAAAAAGTACTCTTAAAAGTTGTTAAAATAAAGAAAATAGAAAAAAATCCCGAAGCTAAAAACTTATTCATATTAAAACTAGATGACGGAACTAATCAGGACAAACAAATAGTAAGCAGCCTTGAGGGGTATTATACAGAAGAAGAGCTTTTGGGGAAACATATAATAATAGTAGATAATTTAAAACCTGCAAAGTTTAGAGGAATAAAATCTGAAGGAATGTTAATAGCTGCTGAGGACAAAAATAAAAATTTTAAAATTATAATTGTAGAAGATTCAATACAAAATCCTATTGCTGGAGAGAGAATAATACTTGAAAATGATCAAAATAAAGATCTTGTCTGTCCCCCTAAAATTGACATAAATAAATTTGCAAAAGCTAATATAGCAGCAGAAAACGGAGAGCTTAAAATAAACGGAATAAACTTAATATTAGAACACTCTAAGAACAAAATATTGTCTAAAGATATCCCAAATGGAATAGTTTGCTAA
- a CDS encoding 5'-methylthioadenosine/adenosylhomocysteine nucleosidase — MNNCLIKFFLFLLVFSNGYVAFSKNVNVLIITAMDSEFEQINKLMSNKEEIILKEYGLNKKILKGKLSNRNVMAIVCGIGKVNAGMWTSYVLSKYNISHVINSGVAGGVVSSKYKDIKVGDVVVSSEVAYHDIDLTKFGYKVGQLTGLPQKFSANKSLVNKAIEAVKLKVEGSNAYSGLIVSGDQFIDPAYINKIIGNFKDVVAVEMEGAAIAHVSHVFNVPFIVIRSISDIVNKEGNEVEYSKFSKLAAFNSAKVVQEILRML; from the coding sequence ATGAACAATTGTTTAATTAAATTTTTTCTTTTTTTATTAGTTTTTTCAAATGGATATGTTGCTTTTTCCAAAAACGTCAATGTTTTAATAATAACTGCCATGGATTCTGAATTTGAGCAGATAAATAAGCTTATGTCAAATAAGGAAGAAATAATACTTAAAGAATATGGTCTTAATAAAAAGATTTTAAAGGGGAAGTTGTCTAATCGCAATGTTATGGCTATTGTTTGTGGGATTGGCAAGGTTAATGCGGGTATGTGGACTAGCTATGTTTTGTCAAAATACAATATAAGTCATGTAATTAATTCTGGAGTTGCTGGTGGTGTTGTTAGTAGTAAATACAAAGATATTAAAGTGGGAGATGTAGTAGTGTCTTCAGAGGTTGCATATCATGATATTGATTTGACTAAATTTGGCTACAAGGTGGGACAGCTTACAGGATTGCCTCAAAAATTTAGTGCTAATAAGAGTTTGGTTAATAAAGCAATAGAAGCTGTTAAATTAAAAGTTGAGGGTTCTAATGCATATTCAGGATTAATAGTCTCAGGAGATCAGTTTATTGATCCAGCTTATATTAACAAAATTATAGGAAACTTTAAGGATGTAGTAGCTGTTGAGATGGAAGGCGCAGCAATAGCGCATGTTTCTCATGTTTTTAATGTACCTTTTATAGTCATTAGGTCCATATCTGACATTGTAAATAAAGAAGGAAATGAAGTTGAATACAGTAAATTTTCTAAATTAGCTGCTTTTAATTCAGCTAAAGTTGTACAAGAAATTTTAAGAATGCTTTAA
- the pta gene encoding phosphate acetyltransferase: MFCLKDYIFNKAKIFVKENKLKAKIVFPESSDSRVLKAAVVVLQKNLADSIILVGKKDAVINSLKEFCNCNDVLERIEVVDPNSFPDIEMYLDEYWSLLKLKGVAKQSLKTQVLDEITFAMLMVRFGCAKSCVCGAVTTSAKVLSNALRIIPKLDGVKIVSSFMIMDTLNIARNADFCFGYNGILFFADCCVIVNPNSLELAEIALQSAKSFKDILNVNPKVALLSFSTKGSSNAKEIEKVKNALSIVKNKDSDLLIDGELQLDSAIIKNVAEKKCRESLVAGSANVLIFPNLDAGNIGYKLVERFAFAKAYGPFLQGFSKPISDLSRGCSVDEIVFASALMMII, translated from the coding sequence GTGTTTTGTTTAAAAGATTATATTTTTAATAAAGCAAAAATATTTGTAAAAGAGAATAAACTTAAGGCCAAGATAGTTTTCCCTGAAAGTAGTGATTCTAGAGTTTTGAAGGCAGCTGTTGTTGTTTTACAAAAAAATCTTGCAGATTCGATTATTTTGGTAGGGAAAAAAGATGCTGTTATTAATTCTTTGAAAGAATTTTGTAATTGTAATGATGTTTTAGAAAGAATAGAAGTTGTTGATCCTAATTCTTTCCCAGACATTGAAATGTATTTAGATGAATATTGGAGTTTGCTAAAGCTAAAAGGAGTTGCTAAGCAAAGTTTAAAGACCCAAGTTTTAGATGAAATTACTTTTGCCATGCTTATGGTAAGATTTGGTTGTGCCAAGTCTTGTGTTTGTGGAGCTGTTACAACTTCTGCTAAGGTTTTGTCTAATGCTTTAAGGATAATTCCTAAGCTAGATGGCGTTAAGATTGTATCATCTTTTATGATTATGGATACTTTAAATATTGCTCGTAATGCTGATTTTTGTTTTGGGTACAATGGAATTTTATTTTTTGCAGATTGTTGTGTAATAGTCAATCCCAATTCTTTGGAACTTGCAGAAATTGCATTGCAAAGTGCTAAATCTTTTAAAGATATTTTAAATGTAAATCCCAAGGTTGCTCTTTTAAGTTTTTCAACAAAAGGGTCTTCCAATGCTAAAGAAATTGAAAAAGTAAAGAATGCTTTAAGTATTGTTAAGAATAAAGATAGTGATTTACTTATTGATGGAGAGCTTCAACTTGATTCAGCGATAATAAAAAATGTTGCAGAAAAAAAATGTAGAGAATCTTTAGTGGCAGGCTCTGCTAATGTTTTAATATTTCCAAATTTGGATGCTGGGAATATTGGTTATAAATTAGTAGAAAGATTTGCTTTTGCCAAGGCTTACGGTCCCTTTTTACAAGGCTTTTCCAAGCCTATTAGTGATCTTTCAAGGGGTTGCTCTGTTGATGAAATTGTATTTGCAAGTGCTTTAATGATGATCATTTAG
- the rsmA gene encoding 16S rRNA (adenine(1518)-N(6)/adenine(1519)-N(6))-dimethyltransferase RsmA: MLPSLLSMNINYNSIASIKQTLKEKKIAPRKLWGQNYLINENIRQKIIESLDIKENEKIWEIGPGLGAMTDILLKKTNFLTTFEIDPKYSEILNEKFGKFKNFKLIKGDFLKKYINENKNIDKIFSNLPYNIASKVISKLIEENFLKEMVLTVQKELADRITAKIHSKNYSSFTVLVQSHFTVIKILDIGENNFYPVPKVKSTTLKLIPKKNNIKDFKEFNKLVRTVFSNRRKKLKNTIINLIPNKATLGKNFLKEYLDKRPENISVEEFIQISNTLNDHH; the protein is encoded by the coding sequence ATGCTACCATCTCTTTTATCTATGAACATTAACTATAATAGTATAGCTAGCATAAAACAAACATTAAAAGAAAAAAAAATAGCTCCAAGAAAATTGTGGGGACAAAACTATCTAATCAACGAAAACATAAGACAAAAAATAATAGAAAGCTTAGATATAAAAGAAAATGAAAAAATCTGGGAAATTGGTCCGGGACTTGGCGCAATGACTGATATTTTATTAAAAAAAACTAATTTTTTAACCACATTTGAAATTGATCCAAAATATTCAGAAATTTTAAATGAAAAATTTGGAAAATTCAAAAACTTTAAATTAATAAAAGGAGATTTTTTAAAAAAATACATAAACGAAAATAAAAACATTGATAAAATATTTTCAAATTTGCCATACAATATTGCATCAAAAGTAATATCTAAATTAATCGAAGAAAATTTTTTAAAAGAAATGGTGCTAACAGTACAAAAAGAATTGGCCGACAGAATAACTGCAAAAATACATAGCAAAAACTATTCTTCATTTACAGTCTTAGTGCAATCACATTTCACAGTAATTAAAATATTAGATATAGGAGAAAACAATTTTTACCCCGTACCCAAAGTTAAATCTACAACATTAAAACTAATTCCTAAAAAAAATAACATAAAAGACTTTAAAGAATTCAACAAATTAGTTAGAACTGTGTTCTCAAACAGAAGAAAGAAATTAAAAAACACTATTATTAATTTGATACCAAATAAAGCCACTCTGGGAAAAAATTTTTTAAAAGAATATTTAGACAAAAGGCCTGAAAATATCTCTGTTGAAGAATTTATACAAATTTCCAACACCCTAAATGATCATCATTAA